One stretch of Streptomyces sp. R21 DNA includes these proteins:
- a CDS encoding family 78 glycoside hydrolase catalytic domain yields MGSRVVCDHIRCTAAQNGDVTGLEPHGFSPLRRNPDGAPQKHRQRQRRAVLEADEQLRWSTPGFGDSDWSPVDIVTRDPATLVAPTGPPVRCTEEIAPAQVTALDADRLLVDFGQNLVGRVRITVTGPAGHTVVIRHAEVLQDGELCVRPLRGAISTDRYVLRGNGRETWEPRFTIHGFRYAEVTGWRGGDPHRDIVARVHHTDMARTGWFACSNDQVNRLHENVVWSLRGNFVDLPTDCPQRDERLGWTGDIQVFAPTAAFLYDCHGMLTSWLRDVAAEQHDDGTVPWYVPAIPGGPQWTPARPGAGWGDVVALTPWVLYQDSGDTGLLAAQYDSARRWVDLITELADPSGLWNRGYQLGDWLDPSAPPEDPGAGRTDRHLIATAYYAWSARHTAWTAGVLGLEGDRQCYEDLAHRVRQAFIDAYVLPSGLMTSDTQTAYAVALQFDLLPDPAARIAAGNRLAELVAAGGHTIQTGFIGTPLVTPALSATHHVDTAYTLLLQQDCPSWLYALKHDATTIWERWDSMLPDGTVNPGEMTSFNHYALGAVAQWLHTTVAGLTAASPGYRDIVFRPQPGGGITWADAAHESPYGRVAIRWELHTSGIKVRTTVPTGATARIEWPDGGVTSLDTGTTTTWRPERHTSRPTSPNRHD; encoded by the coding sequence TTGGGTAGTCGGGTCGTCTGCGATCACATACGGTGCACCGCCGCACAGAACGGCGACGTCACCGGACTCGAGCCGCACGGCTTCTCCCCCCTGAGGCGTAACCCAGACGGAGCCCCGCAGAAGCACCGCCAGCGCCAGCGGCGAGCCGTCCTCGAAGCGGACGAACAACTGCGATGGTCCACCCCCGGATTCGGCGACAGCGACTGGTCACCGGTCGACATCGTCACCCGGGACCCGGCGACACTGGTCGCCCCCACCGGGCCACCGGTGCGCTGCACCGAGGAGATCGCCCCGGCCCAGGTGACCGCCCTCGACGCCGACCGTCTCCTGGTGGACTTCGGCCAGAATCTCGTCGGCAGGGTCCGCATCACCGTGACGGGACCGGCCGGACACACGGTCGTCATCCGTCACGCCGAGGTGCTCCAGGACGGCGAACTGTGCGTGCGCCCCCTGCGCGGGGCCATCTCCACCGACCGGTACGTCCTACGGGGCAATGGCCGGGAGACGTGGGAGCCACGCTTCACCATCCACGGCTTCCGCTATGCCGAGGTCACCGGCTGGCGCGGCGGCGACCCCCACCGCGACATCGTGGCCCGCGTCCACCACACCGACATGGCCAGGACCGGCTGGTTCGCATGCTCCAACGACCAGGTGAACCGGCTGCACGAGAACGTGGTGTGGAGCCTGCGCGGCAACTTCGTCGACCTGCCCACCGACTGCCCGCAGCGCGACGAACGGCTCGGCTGGACCGGCGACATCCAGGTCTTCGCACCCACCGCAGCCTTCCTGTACGACTGTCACGGCATGCTCACATCCTGGCTGCGCGACGTCGCCGCAGAGCAGCACGACGACGGCACCGTGCCCTGGTACGTGCCGGCGATCCCCGGTGGCCCGCAGTGGACACCGGCCAGACCGGGCGCGGGCTGGGGGGACGTCGTGGCGTTGACCCCATGGGTGCTCTACCAGGACTCCGGCGACACCGGGCTGTTGGCCGCCCAGTACGACAGCGCACGCCGCTGGGTCGACCTCATCACCGAACTCGCGGACCCGTCGGGACTGTGGAACCGCGGCTACCAGCTCGGCGACTGGCTCGACCCGTCCGCGCCTCCGGAGGATCCGGGCGCCGGGCGCACCGACCGCCACCTCATCGCGACCGCCTATTACGCCTGGTCCGCGCGGCACACGGCGTGGACCGCAGGCGTCCTGGGACTCGAAGGAGACCGTCAATGCTACGAGGATCTCGCACACCGGGTACGCCAGGCTTTCATCGACGCCTACGTACTGCCTTCCGGCCTGATGACCAGCGACACCCAGACCGCCTACGCCGTTGCCCTCCAGTTCGACCTGCTTCCCGACCCGGCCGCCCGAATTGCGGCAGGAAACCGTCTCGCCGAACTCGTCGCCGCAGGCGGCCACACCATCCAGACCGGCTTCATCGGCACGCCGCTCGTGACACCCGCACTCAGCGCCACCCACCATGTCGACACCGCCTACACCCTGCTTCTCCAGCAGGACTGTCCCTCCTGGCTGTACGCGCTGAAGCACGACGCCACCACCATCTGGGAACGCTGGGACAGCATGCTCCCCGACGGCACCGTCAACCCGGGCGAGATGACCTCCTTCAACCACTACGCCCTCGGCGCGGTCGCCCAGTGGCTGCACACCACGGTCGCCGGCCTGACCGCCGCCTCACCCGGCTACCGCGACATCGTCTTCCGTCCCCAACCGGGCGGGGGCATCACCTGGGCCGACGCCGCCCACGAGTCACCGTACGGCCGCGTAGCCATCCGCTGGGAACTGCACACCTCGGGCATCAAGGTGCGCACGACGGTGCCCACCGGGGCAACGGCACGAATCGAATGGCCTGACGGAGGCGTGACCAGTCTGGACACAGGCACCACCACGACATGGCGACCGGAGCGCCACACCAGCCGGCCGACATCGCCCAACCGCCATGACTGA
- a CDS encoding AraC family transcriptional regulator yields the protein MRGSVWVTPQGGEAVRLESGDVAVLCGGAPYVIADDPTTQPDMVIRAGGRCTNMQGEELAAPRASGADTGHIAGPDSTLLLSGLYTVDTGVPGRLLAALPPLAVVEASTGACPFTSSTFEVFAREEPGQQVLLDRALDLMLITALRAWFTRPTAQVPTWYVAYSDPVTGPALRLLQADPAHPWTLPALAAKTGVSRANLARRFTALVGQPPMTYLQERRLALAADLLREPDTTLATVAARVGFSGAFALSAAFKRRHGISPNEYRAREAGAET from the coding sequence CTGCGGGGCTCCGTCTGGGTTACGCCTCAGGGGGGAGAAGCCGTGCGGCTCGAGTCCGGTGACGTCGCCGTTCTGTGCGGCGGTGCACCGTATGTGATCGCAGACGACCCGACTACCCAACCCGATATGGTGATCCGCGCCGGAGGCCGCTGCACGAATATGCAGGGTGAGGAACTGGCTGCGCCGCGGGCTTCGGGCGCGGACACCGGGCACATAGCCGGGCCGGACAGCACACTCCTGCTGAGCGGCCTGTACACCGTGGACACCGGCGTGCCGGGCCGGCTGCTCGCGGCCCTGCCGCCGCTGGCCGTCGTCGAAGCGAGTACGGGCGCCTGCCCCTTCACCTCGTCGACCTTCGAGGTGTTCGCCCGCGAGGAACCCGGACAGCAGGTCCTGCTGGACCGGGCACTGGACCTGATGCTCATCACCGCCCTGCGTGCATGGTTCACCCGTCCCACCGCCCAGGTACCCACCTGGTACGTGGCCTACAGCGACCCGGTTACCGGACCCGCCCTGCGCCTGCTGCAAGCCGACCCCGCCCACCCATGGACGCTGCCCGCACTGGCGGCGAAGACAGGTGTGTCCCGGGCGAACCTGGCCCGGCGCTTCACCGCCCTTGTCGGACAACCGCCCATGACCTACCTACAGGAACGCCGCCTCGCCCTGGCGGCCGACCTGCTACGCGAGCCCGACACCACACTCGCCACGGTCGCGGCCCGCGTCGGGTTCTCCGGCGCCTTCGCCCTGAGCGCCGCGTTCAAGAGAAGACACGGCATCAGCCCGAACGAGTACCGCGCGCGCGAGGCAGGGGCAGAGACCTGA